The sequence ACTCAAACCTATTATAAATGGGTTGATTTACAAGAAAAGTACAAGAATGATCTTGCATATTATCAAAATAAAATAAATAAAATGCAAGAAGATTATCAAAATTTAAAAAGCTCTGGTGCTTCACAGGAAGAACTAACACAAAAACAACAAGAATTACAAACAAGAATTAGCGAATATCAAAAAGCTATTCAAGATGAATACACTCAAAAAACAAATCAATTACTTGAAGAAATCAAAAATAAAGTAATTGAATATTCTAAAGAAAATGGATATAATTTGGTATTGTATGAACCATCAGTTATATACGCTGATGATTTAGTTGACATCACACCACAAATTATAGAATTATTAAAAAAATGAGCTATATCCATTGTAAAAAAATAACAAAAAAATATGGAAAAAAAATTGTTTTA comes from Marinitoga sp. 38H-ov and encodes:
- a CDS encoding OmpH family outer membrane protein, with product MKNFSKLFIVAVVLLAFLFIPKVGISEESKQTGKDLKIAFVQMEKVTQTYYKWVDLQEKYKNDLAYYQNKINKMQEDYQNLKSSGASQEELTQKQQELQTRISEYQKAIQDEYTQKTNQLLEEIKNKVIEYSKENGYNLVLYEPSVIYADDLVDITPQIIELLKK